The Fulvivirga ligni genome window below encodes:
- a CDS encoding Tex family protein — protein sequence MDKNILIIAQEQGVSEKQVVSVVNLLDEGATVPFISRYRKEMTGSLDEVAITSIRDRVEQLRDLDKRREAIIKSIDKQEKLTPELEKAINQAETMAELEDIYLPFKPRRVTRATKAKEKGLEPLAEKIFKQEDFDLEAFAAEFIDDEKQVASLEEALQGARDIMAEWMNEDQEVRKNMRQLFEKEGVITSKVIKGKEEEGQKYKDYFEWDEPISKTPSHRLLAMRRGEKEMILTLDIAPDDNSGQHILKKQFVQGANSIAQQVELAAEDCYKRLLKPSMETEIRINSKNKADEEAIRVFSDNLRQLLLAAPLGQKNVLALDPGFRTGCKVVVMNKQGKLLHNDAIYPNEPQKRIAESGAVVKHLCEKFDVEAIAIGNGTASRETESFVKGLNLPKSIMVIMVNESGASIYSASEVAREEFPDHDVTVRGAVSIGRRLMDPLAELVKIDPKSIGVGQYQHDVDQNALKHGLDDVVMSCVNSVGVELNTASKELLSYVSGLGPQLAKSIVEFRNENGPFKNRKSLIDVPRLGAKAFEQAAGFLRIREAENPLDSSAVHPESYHIVEKMAQDLGCSVSDLISDVSLRNKINLKSYVTEQVGLPTLNDIIDELARPGRDPRETFEVFTFQEGVNHVEDLRVGMELPGIVTNITNFGAFVDVGVHQDGLVHVSHLSDSFVKNPAEVVTVQQQVKVTVVEVDLNRKRIALSMKSDPFGKQPAKPKKKRDENIPDGDFQDKLNKLKGLFNN from the coding sequence ATGGATAAGAATATCTTAATCATAGCTCAGGAGCAAGGAGTGAGCGAAAAGCAAGTGGTTTCAGTGGTAAACTTATTAGATGAAGGTGCTACGGTGCCATTCATTTCCCGATATAGAAAGGAAATGACGGGTAGCCTTGATGAGGTAGCTATTACATCTATTCGTGATAGGGTAGAGCAGCTTCGTGACCTTGATAAGAGAAGAGAGGCCATAATAAAGTCTATAGACAAGCAAGAGAAGTTAACTCCTGAATTGGAAAAAGCTATTAATCAGGCTGAAACTATGGCTGAGCTGGAAGATATTTATTTGCCATTCAAGCCGCGAAGAGTTACCAGAGCCACCAAAGCAAAGGAGAAAGGATTAGAGCCTTTAGCTGAGAAAATATTTAAGCAGGAAGATTTTGATCTTGAAGCATTTGCAGCAGAATTTATAGATGATGAGAAGCAAGTAGCTAGTCTTGAAGAGGCGCTACAAGGTGCTCGTGATATAATGGCTGAGTGGATGAACGAAGATCAGGAAGTGCGTAAAAATATGCGCCAGCTTTTTGAAAAGGAGGGTGTTATCACTTCAAAAGTAATCAAAGGTAAAGAGGAAGAAGGGCAGAAATACAAAGATTACTTTGAGTGGGATGAGCCTATTTCTAAGACTCCTAGCCATAGATTATTAGCTATGAGGAGAGGTGAGAAGGAGATGATTCTAACCTTAGATATTGCTCCAGATGACAATTCTGGTCAGCACATATTGAAAAAACAATTTGTTCAGGGAGCTAATAGTATAGCTCAGCAGGTAGAATTAGCTGCTGAAGATTGCTATAAAAGGCTTTTGAAACCATCAATGGAAACGGAGATAAGAATCAACTCTAAAAATAAGGCGGATGAAGAGGCCATTAGAGTATTCTCTGATAACCTAAGACAGCTGCTACTTGCCGCTCCATTAGGTCAGAAAAATGTACTAGCGCTTGATCCAGGTTTTAGAACCGGATGTAAAGTGGTGGTAATGAACAAGCAGGGTAAATTATTGCATAATGATGCTATTTATCCGAATGAGCCTCAGAAAAGAATTGCTGAATCGGGAGCTGTGGTGAAGCATCTTTGTGAAAAGTTTGATGTTGAAGCTATTGCCATTGGAAACGGAACGGCCAGTAGAGAAACAGAAAGTTTTGTAAAAGGCCTGAATCTCCCTAAAAGTATCATGGTAATCATGGTAAATGAAAGTGGAGCATCTATTTACTCTGCTTCAGAGGTGGCTCGTGAAGAGTTTCCAGATCATGATGTAACAGTAAGAGGTGCGGTATCTATAGGTAGAAGGTTAATGGATCCACTAGCAGAGCTAGTGAAAATAGATCCAAAATCTATAGGAGTGGGTCAGTATCAGCATGATGTGGATCAGAACGCGCTTAAGCATGGTCTAGATGATGTGGTAATGAGTTGTGTAAACTCTGTAGGTGTGGAATTAAATACTGCCAGTAAGGAGCTATTGAGCTATGTTTCAGGTCTTGGACCTCAATTGGCTAAGTCAATCGTTGAGTTTAGAAATGAAAACGGGCCGTTCAAAAACAGAAAATCATTGATTGATGTACCTAGGTTAGGTGCTAAAGCGTTTGAGCAGGCTGCCGGATTCTTAAGAATAAGAGAGGCTGAAAATCCATTAGATAGTTCTGCGGTTCACCCTGAAAGTTACCATATCGTTGAGAAAATGGCCCAAGACTTAGGTTGCTCAGTAAGTGATCTTATCAGTGATGTAAGCTTGAGAAATAAGATAAATCTGAAATCATATGTAACGGAGCAAGTTGGTCTTCCTACGCTGAATGATATCATAGATGAATTAGCCAGACCAGGTAGAGACCCTAGAGAGACTTTCGAAGTGTTTACTTTCCAGGAAGGAGTTAATCATGTTGAGGACTTAAGAGTAGGTATGGAGCTTCCGGGTATTGTGACCAATATCACTAATTTCGGTGCGTTCGTTGACGTGGGTGTACATCAGGATGGTTTAGTGCATGTGAGTCACCTATCTGATTCATTTGTGAAAAACCCGGCAGAAGTAGTAACTGTACAGCAACAGGTGAAGGTAACTGTAGTGGAGGTAGACTTAAATAGAAAGCGTATTGCATTATCTATGAAGAGCGATCCTTTTGGTAAACAGCCAGCTAAACCTAAGAAGAAGAGAGATGAAAATATTCCTGACGGAGATTTTCAGGATAAGCTGAATAAGCTTAAAGGACTCTTTAATAATTAA
- a CDS encoding TlpA family protein disulfide reductase produces MKKKHIEWLVTVVVISVLYFTGWYKDVSSFLQRGMLQTGLFNAETEATAKVPADFNLQLRTINGDLVHLSELKGKVIFMNLWATWCPPCVAEMPGIHDLYEAYADNENVAFVMLAIKDSDTRIQNYITKKSFTFPVYTSVGTVPEVYQTGSIPSTFIISKDGYIVSTEKGMRNYDTKKYHKFLDKLIN; encoded by the coding sequence ATGAAAAAAAAGCATATTGAATGGCTCGTAACCGTAGTTGTAATATCTGTATTGTATTTTACCGGATGGTACAAGGACGTCTCCTCCTTTTTACAACGAGGAATGCTTCAAACAGGCTTGTTCAACGCTGAAACAGAGGCCACAGCAAAAGTACCAGCTGACTTCAACTTACAACTGCGCACCATTAATGGTGACCTCGTACACCTATCAGAACTAAAAGGAAAAGTAATATTTATGAACTTATGGGCCACCTGGTGCCCTCCTTGTGTAGCTGAAATGCCCGGCATCCATGACTTATACGAAGCCTATGCAGACAATGAAAATGTAGCATTTGTAATGCTCGCCATCAAAGATTCGGATACACGAATACAAAACTATATCACCAAGAAAAGCTTCACCTTTCCTGTATATACTTCAGTGGGTACAGTGCCAGAAGTTTATCAGACAGGCTCTATTCCTTCCACATTCATTATTTCTAAAGATGGATATATTGTATCTACAGAAAAGGGCATGCGCAACTACGATACTAAGAAATACCATAAGTTCCTGGACAAACTAATCAATTAG